Genomic segment of Salvia hispanica cultivar TCC Black 2014 chromosome 2, UniMelb_Shisp_WGS_1.0, whole genome shotgun sequence:
TTTAAGTGGTCATGTTGAAGGCAAGGATATCAAGGAACTCCGTTCTCATATCAGGGTGGAAATTATATCACTACCATCGAAGGTTGAGACTGTATTTCCCTTGCCAATTTCAAACTATTTCCAGGTGAAGGACTTACCCAAGGGTAAGCACCTCGTCCAGCTTCGATCCACCGTGCCATCCAGtacatataaatttgaatCCGAGGTTGTTGAGGTCGACTTAGAGAGCCAACCACGGATCCATGTTGGTCCACTAAGCTATAGGATTGTAGAGGACATCTACAAGCAGGTAACTTCACCTTGTTTTTGCAGTTGTAATGCTACTATACTGTAACTCCATTATGGCAATGCTGATGTTATTGCCCTTCAGGAACTGACTACTGCACCATTGTATCCTCTGGTTGTCGGGGTTTCTGCCGTTGCTCTGTTCATAACCATGCCAAGGTAGCTGACACACACCTGACACTTTCTGGCTAGTTTTACTTGTTGAGCATCTAATATGTTGATGATGAATTTTGTTGGCTTGTAGATGGAAAGATCTATATCAAGCCATGGCTGGGATGTCCACTGGGACTGCAAAGAAAGATGTGAAGAAGCAGCCTCTCAGAAAAAAGACCTATTGAAGATATTGCGCATAACTTATTAATCACTAAACTCTTGTTTATTTGGCCATTTGGCCTTGCAATGCCATGTAGTCTTCATAGTCTGAAATAGTTGGAATAGTTTTTGACTTATAATTCTTGACACAAGTTTTGTAGAGATTCTTTCCAAGTGAGAAATCAAATAGATAAGCTCAAACACACAGAATGATCATCATGAGAGGTTTGATGCTTAGTCATAGAATATAAACCTAGTGAAATCTTGATAGCATTGGAAAGTCGATTGACAAGCTCAGTTATATATATCCCTCACTTCATTTTATCTTATTATATACTTATTGCACCGccatttatttgttataatttcattttcagtcAGTCTCTATAAGATTTGTCATGCCCATTTCATAATTGTAGACACTTGAACCTATTTTTCTCGTTATTTGAGTATGCGATACACTTATTTGGATATGAAGAGattacaaaataacaaaatgtttGAGGTGCAACTGACATAAATGACAACTGAAAACCCAATTAATTAGGCTTCAGTTTCATTTTGTGACTGTAAATTCGAACAGCCTCTACACATCCCAAAAGCCTAGATACAGCTTATATAGAGAACTCAACAGTCggaaatgaataataaaatgaggCCTTCAGAATCATTGCATCTATTCGCAAGAAATTCattcaaatccaaaataaaagaagaaaaagcaaGAGCATGATGATTACTCACTTGGTCAAATTCGAGGGTAAAATCATCGAAACTACTGTGACAAATAAGGCTAATGTGGCTGATGATTGGATACAGAGTATCAAAAGGTTGTTGAAGCAACATCAAGGTCTTAAAATCATTGGAATGGGCTGCAAATTCATCCATCATCCAATTCTGTCTATGAGCAATAAAACCGCACTCTTGCAGCTATGCTTCCAAACAAAAGCCCTCATTCTTCAACTCCTACACATTGATTCCATTCCTCAATCTATGATGGATTTCCTCAGCGACTCTAACACTACGTTTGTTGGCATTGACATTCGGAACAACTCAAGAAAACTTCTAGAAGAGCATGCAGTCCACGTGAGCCGTATGGTGGACATTCATTTTCTGGCTGAGAAATGGTTTCCTGTGAGCTATAGAGGTAAGCCTAGCATGAGGGCTCTAGCTTATTGCATTGTTGGATTCTCAGTGAGGAAATGCAGAAGCAATGCTAACATCAAAGGAGACTGGGAATCGAGAATTCTTGATACAGAGCTGGTCGAGCAAGCATGTGTCGATGCCTACACGTCTTACATCATTGCTCACAAATTGCTTAAACATGGCTAGCTATAGGCTATAGCATCATCAATGTGTAGtactcattttccttttacgtattatttaaaaatatgcagTTTTAGTTTTGGTTGATTCATGACTAGAAATGTTGCAAACACATAATTAACACTAAAAAACAACCTGAAATGTAAATCCCACAGTTGTGTTTAAAAAGCTTACTGTTAATAGGAAACTAGGGGAAATAAGTTAAAACAGAGAGAGATGTGTATATATAGGTAGGTACCTACTGCCTACATCTCAGAGACCTTTCTCGAGCATAGCACGGACACGCATAGGCAATCCGTAGAGGCGGATAAAACCAGCGGCATCTGCTTGATTGTAGATGCTCCCGCTCTCGAATGAGGAGATGTCTTGCCTGTATAGACTGTTGGGACTTTCTCTGCCTGTCACTGTAACAGATCCTTTGTAGAGTTTGAGAGTCACGGATCCAGTAGTTGTCTTCGTGACTTCCTTCATGAATGCATCTATTGAGTCGCGGAGCGGATCAAACCACCGGCCAGCATATACTAACTCAGCATACTTCAATGCGAGGAAGTCCTTGGTTTGGATGGTCTCACGGTCAAGTGTTAGAGACTCGAGTTCCTGTGCTGCAGTGAAGAGGATAGTCCCGCCTGGAGTTTCATACACACCACGGCTCTTCATCCCAACGAGGCGATTCTCTACCATATCCACACGGCCAATCCCATGCTTCCCACCAATCTCATTCAGCAATGTGAGTAGAGAAGCAGGAGAGAGCTCCTTTCCATTTACAGAGACTGGGAGACCCTCAACTATACCGATCTTCACATATCTGTATGGAAACTAGAAGGATAAGCATATCTctgaaacaaaataatttgcaATTGCAAACAGGAGTTAGTCACAGCAGTTTACTCTGGTTCGTTGGGTGCCTCTTTCGGGTCAACAGACATCATGTACATGTCCTCCTTTGGCTCATTTGCTGGGTCCTCCAAAATGTCTCCCTTTAAGTTTAGATATTACAAGCTTGTTAACATTTGGTAGCCGGAGAAAACGTTCACACTTCAAACCACAATGCGCTCACACAGATGTAATCATGTAGTAATAAGCAGACTTTAGGGAAATGTCCCTTTGGTCCATATATTCATAGCTCATCATTCAATCAAGTCCATATTTATGACATGTTATATAAGTCTGATAACCATAAAAACACTATTTAGAGCAttgaaacaagaaaatttgTAGAAAATTACCTCATGACTGAGATGCCACAGATTCCTATCTCTGCTGTAGATTGATTTCTTAGTGACAGGAACAGGCACATTATGCTTTGTAGCATATTCAATTGCATCTTCTCTTCCAGTAATTTCCCATTCCCTCCAAGGAACAACGACAGTGAGCTCAGGATTCAGAGCAAAGAAAGTGAGCTCAAAGCGAACCTGCAACCGGTGAAGGTTAAACGGAAAGTGCACAAATGAATTAGTAATCAACTATCACGAAAAATTCCAAGCATACCTGATCATTTCCTTTCCCTGTACATCCATGAGCAACAGCATCAGCTCCTACCGCTTTGGCAACATCAACCATTGCCTGCATTGTTTCCAAACACACTTCACTGCCTAAAACAATTGCCTAAATTTGAAGCTAAAATCTTCGAAGAAATGCTGAAGGAATAGACCACGTCTCATGAAAGATAAGCTAACAATGAGGAACCACaaacattttgaaatttaatgaCTAAACTTCATCTGacatgaaattaatactaaGACTGAATATCCATCATTATACTACACCTTAGCAATAACTGGACGAGCCATTGAAGTCCCAAGCAAGTACTTCCTCTCATAGATGGCACCAGCCCGCAAGCATGGAAAGATAAAATCTTTGACGAATTCTTCCTGGAGATCCCTCACCACTAGTTGACACGCACCGCTAGCCTTGGCCTTCTGTTCCAAACCTTCCAATTCTTGCACTCCCTACAGAATATCATATCCAAAGGCAGAAAGGACCACAACAAACTACTAGTTAATACAATAGtatcaaacaaattatttcACAATTGAATAGGGTACTCAGTTTTGTATGAAGGGGTGCAATTTGTTTAAACATACTTGGCCAACATCTGCAGTGAAGCAAACAACCTCACAGCCATAGTTCTCCCTGCAATGGACAcaacaaaaatcaagaaataacactacgaaaaaaattaatgaaatgcattggagagatagagagagagtaagACACCTAAGCCAAGGAACAATCACAGAGGTATCCAAGCCTCCACTGTAGGCCAGCACAACCTTGTTCAGTTTCTTTCTCTGCACATTTCCACCCACACTAATGGAAGCCATTGATCTTTAATTACTGCATTCAATCATATTAGATGACATAAATGTGATGTGCAATTTGTTTCTATGTACCTATTCAATTAATcacaaatgaataaaagtttGCAACTTTTTTACATAACACATACAACAAAGttcagaaaaaaaagttatggcATGGGCAGCAGAGAATTACATTCAAACAAGAATAACAGGAATGCGCGAGAGAGTGGGCGATTGATTACCGGTGAAGATGACGGCGGAGAGTGAGAGAAGCAATCCACACTAGGTGACGATTTgcacaaatgaaaataatcgaATCTCagtaaatatgaataaatttatttgtggAATGGAATCATATGCACGACAAGTGGaatctatttaattttcttttattaaatgtGATATTTCAAATCCTTCTTGATAGTATAGTGATGCTTCCTTTTTTAGGCGATACGTTTTTgaagataaattatttaattaatattactatattctACCAACTTTGaaacttattctttttttggccaaacaagtttgaaaagtaaaatttacTTATAACAACGTAGGTTGTTAATTTTCAAGATGATAAATTggatatttacaaattactaaagtgctgtcaaagaaaaaaattaatattaatgcaTTTTATCTATACGAAACGAATTTTAAAGTAATAagaaggagtataataatattgctATGAATTGGgatactttaaaatatataaattgaattatggaCCAAAATTTGAGACGGGACTATATATNNNNNNNNNNNNNNNNNNNNNNNNNNNNNNNNNNNNNNNNNNNNNNNNNNNNNNNNNNNNNNNNNNNNNNNNNNNNNNNNNNNNNNNNNNNNNNNNNNNNacaacaccgacgaatagtccagagaccgcagcacggcatggccgccaaatgttgcctaagcacgaccatcagatttagcattacagaattttgtttctacaacacactcccataacaatgctcatgtgctgataacaaaaccaagctatctcataaattctgtttgaacttctgaaacttgtaatttcttaggattattgtccccacaacATGAGTgacgataatattagaaactactttctagttcatactatttatatttgagaagtctgcccttatgaacttgctatttcttaggattattgtccccacagcatgggtggcgataatattagaaactagcttcataaatttgcaaaccaaccgatggagaccgtatacaacgcacttgttgtaatcatcacttagatatttttatatggtttttgcataattatcacataagcagataaagcagataatccacttataatagataaacaccaaataaacagataaatccatttaatgcatgacatttaaacacacaggataattatcgaaaattatttaatctagtcaagggagaatcaattaaataattcagttttatcttggataatgtttatccaaattcatttaggatttatcaagatagtaTTAACTATCTAAACCCActtaggattattctagattttatttcgataaaatcaaatcctacaattcaagataacgttgatctaggattatcattatttaaatcgtactaggatattactagatagaaacacttccatcataatccataagataaaaataaaatccaatcaatcaagatttatacaaatcttaattctatttagaatagacatccagaatatatcaaacattacttagaatttcttagataaataaatttatctaaatccaattaaataaggattttcttatatatcattaacatcctaatctatctaggacatcaatccaaaagataaggataacttggattaatacttattttaatccatctaagatttgtcttaatagaattaaatctattcaaatccataggataaaataaattaatataaatgtttatcctaattcatctaaGATTCatcttggattaaatccatataaatccatagaatacaataatattatattataattgttcaaatctatccaagatttatctaggaacaaatccatacaaatctataagataagaacaaaatattatattattactatccaaatccatctagaatttatctatgaataaattcatataaactcataagataagaataaaataatatttttattatctaaatccaactaaGATTTGTCTAGGAATAAATCCATACAAATCCATagaatatagataaaaaattagattgtcattatccaaatttaactaggattcatctaggaattaaatccatacaaatccataaaataaggataaaatatataattaatccatgatttaatacaaaatcaaatcttatataatatataaaatccataaaagatatattcaaatcttatttccaaattaatctcgaatactttccaaaattaattccaagagttaggaaaaccctaatttaaatttggaagGTGAACTCCCGAGACGAGGCGTTGCAGCGTCACCAGTAgggaaaccctaaccctaacgcTGCACTCCAGCCGCTTTACGGAGGCTGCTCGGGCTTCTGCGTCGACTTCGCCGCTGCTCGATTCTCTCCGGCGCTGCTTGTAACACCCCGAATttccgaaccctaattttagagccctcgaattaattattgatgacgtggaagatgtgaattattttgatgagtgaatttattgcatgagtttccTTGAccgggaagtttgaaaagtcaaacttgttgactatgtgatgtggcatgtgatttattgaattatgagattatgagatgaattatttgtttaagggtgagtgagaatattagagaaaaatttcataaatactTGCCACCCAATTCTTGTGATTTTCGACCCCCCCTTGATTTTAGAGGaagaattctatttttccggatttaatttaattcttgggatattaatccaaattaaatccaagacccaattatttccttattttgaagaggaaaaatcgagcccccttTGTGCcttggtgattttcgaaaatcacctattgtgggaaggaaggaatttattttattttagttaatcccttatttgatttccttccatacctagaatttaattattctaccaaatctttccatacttcaagagatcttgccttatcttattttagttaatattcaaaatccatgccttatttaaaaaggcATAGGGACGCCTATTTCCATCCCAAGTtgggagaattcttatttttattttgctccgtgatattttatttta
This window contains:
- the LOC125206339 gene encoding uncharacterized protein LOC125206339 — translated: MMITHLVKFEGKIIETTVTNKANVADDWIQSIKRLLKQHQGLKIIGMGCKFIHHPILSMSNKTALLQLCFQTKALILQLLHIDSIPQSMMDFLSDSNTTFVGIDIRNNSRKLLEEHAVHVSRMVDIHFLAEKWFPVSYRGKPSMRALAYCIVGFSVRKCRSNANIKGDWESRILDTELVEQACVDAYTSYIIAHKLLKHG
- the LOC125203831 gene encoding argininosuccinate synthase, chloroplastic; translated protein: MASISVGGNVQRKKLNKVVLAYSGGLDTSVIVPWLRENYGCEVVCFTADVGQGVQELEGLEQKAKASGACQLVVRDLQEEFVKDFIFPCLRAGAIYERKYLLGTSMARPVIAKAMVDVAKAVGADAVAHGCTGKGNDQVRFELTFFALNPELTVVVPWREWEITGREDAIEYATKHNVPVPVTKKSIYSRDRNLWHLSHEGDILEDPANEPKEDMYMMSVDPKEAPNEPEYVKIGIVEGLPVSVNGKELSPASLLTLLNEIGGKHGIGRVDMVENRLVGMKSRGVYETPGGTILFTAAQELESLTLDRETIQTKDFLALKYAELVYAGRWFDPLRDSIDAFMKEVTKTTTGSVTLKLYKGSVTVTGRESPNSLYRQDISSFESGSIYNQADAAGFIRLYGLPMRVRAMLEKGL